In a genomic window of Magnolia sinica isolate HGM2019 chromosome 16, MsV1, whole genome shotgun sequence:
- the LOC131229231 gene encoding cyclin-A3-4-like isoform X2: MADQENCTRLTRAAKKRAVAAAQSQQDLVPATKKKRTVLGELPNFSNVVADPVPDAEPSKRKLRPSKKTERKLLMDVEANTNDPQLCVPYASDIFEYLHSMEIEPKRRPLPDFIEAVQKDVTANMRAILVDWLVEVAEEYKLISDTLYLTVSYIDRFLSLNNLNRQKLQLLGVSCMLIASKYEEISPPHVEDFCYITDNTYTKEEVVKMETDVLKFLNFEMGNPTIKTFTRRFLMAAQENSKQGDLKLEFLVIFITRFTIQPKMHPWNSTLQRCSGYRPSDIKECIQAIHDLQLSRKWGTLAAIRDKYNQHKFKCVAALTSPSDIPSLYFEDIKASH; the protein is encoded by the exons ATGGCCGACCAGGAGAATTGCACAAGGCTCACTCGGGCAGCCAAGAAGAGGGCTGTGGCTGCTGCGCAATCTCAGCAGGACCTGGTTCCGGCCACGAAGAAGAAGAGGACGGTGTTGGGTGAGCTCCCGAACTTCTCCAATGTTGTGGCGGATCCGGTTCCGGATGCTGAACCATCAAAGCGCAAGTTGCGACCATCAAAGAAGACAGAACGGAAGCTGCTGATGGATGTTGAAGCGAATACAAATGATCCCCAGTTGTGTGTTCCTTATGCGTCGGATATCTTCGAGTATCTGCATTCCATGGAG ATTGAACCAAAGCGGCGGCCCTTGCCCGATTTCATTGAAGCCGTTCAGAAAGATGTTACAGCCAACATGCGGGCGATTCTAGTGGACTGGCTGGTTGAAGTTGCAGAGGAATACAAGCTCATTTCTGACACTCTTTATCTCACTGTCTCCTACATTGATCGGTTCCTCTCTTTGAATAATCTAAACAGACAGAAACTTCAGCTCTTGGGTGTTTCTTGCATGCTCATTGCATC AAAGTACGAGGAGATCAGCCCTCCACATGTGGAGGATTTTTGCTATATAACAGATAATACTTACACCAAAGAAGAG GTTGTGAAGATGGAAACTGATGTGCTCAAATTTCTGAACTTTGAGATGGGCAATCCCACCATAAAGACTTTTACCAG GAGATTCTTGATGGCTGCTCAGGAGAACTCTAAA CAAGGAGATCTAAAATTGGAATTCTTAG TCATATTCATCACAAGATTCACCATACAACCAAAGATGCACCCTTGG AATTCAACTCTGCAACGTTGCTCAGGCTATAGACCGTCTGATATAAAGGAATGCATCCAAGCCATACATGACTTGCAACTGAGTAGGAAATGGGGCACTCTAGCAGCAATAAGAGACAAATACAATCAGCACAAG TTCAAGTGTGTGGCAGCATTGACGTCTCCTTCAGATATCCCTTCTTTATATTTTGAAGATATCAAAGCTAGTCATTGA
- the LOC131229232 gene encoding zinc finger protein 1-like — MVFQEDEEVRQTLINNRNTMSKASENGDGEVGDDNPAAWLNLSLGRENRTSKAGNSDFESRPASNKVFSCNFCMRKFFSSQALGGHQNAHKRERGMARRSQSHRTIAMMGLPLNAPINMAMGRSMGIQPHSLVHKPHREAVGIMARFEDAIAGLEMTWTPSTIEQAMDTMWPGSFHMDLPVPKQPSLDLSLRL; from the coding sequence ATGGTCTTCCAAGAGGATGAGGAAGTGAGACAAACATTGATCAACAACCGGAATACCATGTCAAAAGCTAGCGAAAACGGCGATGGGGAAGTTGGCGATGATAATCCAGCAGCATGGTTGAATCTTAGCCTTGGTAGAGAAAACAGGACATCGAAGGCTGGGAATTCTGATTTCGAATCAAGGCCAGCTTCGAACAAAGTGTTCTCATGCAACTTCTGCATGAGGAAGTTCTTCAGCTCACAAGCGTTGGGCGGGCATCAAAATGCCcacaagagggagagaggaatggcTAGGAGGTCTCAGTCCCATAGGACAATTGCCATGATGGGCTTGCCACTAAATGCTCCAATCAACATGGCGATGGGCCGCTCGATGGGCATCCAACCTCACTCGCTGGTGCACAAGCCGCACCGAGAAGCAGTGGGAATCATGGCAAGATTTGAAGATGCAATTGCTGGTTTGGAGATGACTTGGACACCCTCCACAATTGAACAAGCGATGGATACGATGTGGCCTGGAAGCTTTCACATGGATCTGCCAGTGCCAAAGCAACCATCACTAGACTTGAGTCTTCGACTTTGA
- the LOC131229231 gene encoding putative cyclin-A3-1 isoform X1: MADQENCTRLTRAAKKRAVAAAQSQQDLVPATKKKRTVLGELPNFSNVVADPVPDAEPSKRKLRPSKKTERKLLMDVEANTNDPQLCVPYASDIFEYLHSMEIEPKRRPLPDFIEAVQKDVTANMRAILVDWLVEVAEEYKLISDTLYLTVSYIDRFLSLNNLNRQKLQLLGVSCMLIASKYEEISPPHVEDFCYITDNTYTKEEVVKMETDVLKFLNFEMGNPTIKTFTRRFLMAAQENSKQGDLKLEFLGNYLAELSLLDYGCVRFLPSMIAASVIFITRFTIQPKMHPWNSTLQRCSGYRPSDIKECIQAIHDLQLSRKWGTLAAIRDKYNQHKFKCVAALTSPSDIPSLYFEDIKASH; this comes from the exons ATGGCCGACCAGGAGAATTGCACAAGGCTCACTCGGGCAGCCAAGAAGAGGGCTGTGGCTGCTGCGCAATCTCAGCAGGACCTGGTTCCGGCCACGAAGAAGAAGAGGACGGTGTTGGGTGAGCTCCCGAACTTCTCCAATGTTGTGGCGGATCCGGTTCCGGATGCTGAACCATCAAAGCGCAAGTTGCGACCATCAAAGAAGACAGAACGGAAGCTGCTGATGGATGTTGAAGCGAATACAAATGATCCCCAGTTGTGTGTTCCTTATGCGTCGGATATCTTCGAGTATCTGCATTCCATGGAG ATTGAACCAAAGCGGCGGCCCTTGCCCGATTTCATTGAAGCCGTTCAGAAAGATGTTACAGCCAACATGCGGGCGATTCTAGTGGACTGGCTGGTTGAAGTTGCAGAGGAATACAAGCTCATTTCTGACACTCTTTATCTCACTGTCTCCTACATTGATCGGTTCCTCTCTTTGAATAATCTAAACAGACAGAAACTTCAGCTCTTGGGTGTTTCTTGCATGCTCATTGCATC AAAGTACGAGGAGATCAGCCCTCCACATGTGGAGGATTTTTGCTATATAACAGATAATACTTACACCAAAGAAGAG GTTGTGAAGATGGAAACTGATGTGCTCAAATTTCTGAACTTTGAGATGGGCAATCCCACCATAAAGACTTTTACCAG GAGATTCTTGATGGCTGCTCAGGAGAACTCTAAA CAAGGAGATCTAAAATTGGAATTCTTAGGTAATTATCTTGCTGAGCTTAGTTTATTGGACTATGGTTGTGTGCGGTTCTTACCATCGATGATTGCTGCGTCAGTCATATTCATCACAAGATTCACCATACAACCAAAGATGCACCCTTGG AATTCAACTCTGCAACGTTGCTCAGGCTATAGACCGTCTGATATAAAGGAATGCATCCAAGCCATACATGACTTGCAACTGAGTAGGAAATGGGGCACTCTAGCAGCAATAAGAGACAAATACAATCAGCACAAG TTCAAGTGTGTGGCAGCATTGACGTCTCCTTCAGATATCCCTTCTTTATATTTTGAAGATATCAAAGCTAGTCATTGA